The Solibacillus sp. FSL W7-1436 genome window below encodes:
- the isdE gene encoding heme ABC transporter substrate-binding protein IsdE: MKKWLIGLALSMAVLAGCGNNDQKAASSSNVDNNNASEQTAGVEEEHRIIAGTVVIAQILDRLDLDAVAIPDTVKDLPARFDDLPNIGNAMDPDAEIIKSLNPTEVLSVSTLEYDLKDKFEQLKIPADFVDLTSIESMMEEITALGERYNRVDEAKALNDELQAEIDAVQIAASNEDKPRVLILLGVPGSYLVATENSYAGDLVRLAGGENVMAGQDAEYLPSNTEHLYSSNPDVILRLSHGMPDEVIEMFDEEFAKNDVWKHFNAVKNGQVYDLEEELFGTTAALNVPEALNELVEIFYP, from the coding sequence ATGAAGAAATGGTTAATCGGTCTCGCACTAAGTATGGCGGTACTTGCGGGATGCGGAAATAATGATCAGAAAGCAGCGTCATCCAGTAACGTTGATAATAACAATGCATCGGAACAGACAGCTGGGGTTGAAGAAGAGCATCGCATTATCGCCGGAACGGTAGTCATTGCACAAATTCTGGACCGACTCGATCTTGATGCAGTCGCAATTCCGGATACGGTGAAGGATTTGCCGGCACGATTCGACGATCTGCCGAATATCGGGAATGCGATGGATCCGGATGCGGAAATCATTAAATCGCTCAATCCTACTGAAGTGCTGTCTGTATCAACACTGGAATATGATCTAAAGGATAAATTTGAGCAATTGAAAATTCCGGCTGATTTTGTTGATTTGACAAGTATTGAATCGATGATGGAGGAAATTACAGCACTTGGTGAACGCTACAATCGTGTAGACGAGGCTAAAGCTTTAAATGATGAGCTGCAGGCTGAAATTGATGCGGTACAGATTGCAGCAAGTAATGAAGACAAGCCGCGTGTACTCATTTTACTCGGAGTGCCTGGCAGTTATTTAGTGGCAACGGAAAATTCCTATGCGGGTGATCTAGTACGTCTTGCAGGCGGTGAAAACGTCATGGCCGGTCAGGATGCAGAATACTTGCCATCGAATACAGAGCATTTATATTCATCAAACCCTGACGTTATTTTACGTTTATCGCACGGTATGCCGGATGAAGTCATTGAAATGTTTGACGAGGAATTTGCCAAAAATGATGTTTGGAAACATTTTAATGCGGTGAAAAATGGACAGGTATATGATTTGGAAGAAGAACTGTTCGGTACGACAGCAGCGCTGAATGTACCGGAAGCGCTCAATGAGTTAGTAGAAATATTTTATCCATAA
- a CDS encoding FecCD family ABC transporter permease: MTKKIMSFIAVTVLLVITIIYAATTGSIQMSFIDFITNFFNADNADMAAIKDLRFPRIIVAIFAGAALSVAGVLLQAIMRNPLADAGFIGISAGAAFTKLFIVSFVPTLFFFTPIAAFIGGALACFFVFLLSWKSGLNPLKLILVGIAINAMFSGLTEAMISFGASATGAITSSLSLKTWDDVSLIVTYGSIGLLLAFILYASCNVLVLSDKTAKSVGFNVTGARILIAAVAVMLAAASVVVAGVISFVGILVPHIARRLVGYDHKVLIPFTALLGAFIILLADTLGRTMFSPMEIPASTIMAIIGGPFLIFLLRKE; the protein is encoded by the coding sequence GTGACCAAAAAAATTATGAGCTTTATCGCTGTCACTGTATTGCTTGTCATAACAATCATTTATGCTGCGACAACAGGCAGTATACAGATGTCATTTATCGACTTTATAACGAATTTTTTCAATGCCGATAATGCGGATATGGCTGCGATTAAGGATTTGCGTTTCCCTAGAATCATCGTTGCGATATTTGCCGGGGCTGCTTTATCGGTTGCCGGTGTATTATTGCAGGCAATTATGCGAAATCCATTAGCGGATGCCGGATTTATCGGGATATCTGCGGGAGCTGCATTTACAAAATTATTTATCGTAAGCTTTGTTCCGACATTATTTTTCTTCACCCCAATTGCAGCATTTATCGGGGGTGCGCTTGCATGTTTCTTCGTTTTCCTCCTTTCCTGGAAGTCAGGGCTCAATCCGTTAAAGTTAATTTTAGTCGGAATTGCAATCAATGCGATGTTCTCAGGGCTTACGGAAGCGATGATTAGCTTTGGTGCATCGGCAACAGGCGCGATTACGTCAAGCCTGTCCTTAAAAACATGGGATGATGTATCGTTAATCGTTACATATGGCTCAATCGGTTTACTTCTTGCGTTTATTTTATACGCTTCATGCAATGTGCTCGTATTATCGGATAAAACCGCAAAAAGTGTAGGTTTTAATGTAACAGGTGCCCGCATACTCATTGCGGCGGTTGCCGTAATGCTTGCTGCTGCTTCTGTTGTAGTGGCAGGAGTCATTTCATTTGTCGGGATTTTAGTGCCGCATATTGCGCGTCGACTTGTCGGGTATGATCATAAAGTGTTAATTCCTTTTACCGCACTGCTTGGCGCATTTATTATTTTATTGGCGGATACGCTTGGACGTACGATGTTCAGCCCGATGGAAATACCGGCATCAACGATTATGGCCATTATCGGAGGACCATTCCTCATATTCCTACTTAGAAAAGAGTGA
- a CDS encoding ABC transporter ATP-binding protein — protein MEIKQVVVSHDGMTRHLNAISTTIPKGKVTTIIGPNGCGKSTLLSVMSRNNKPLEGKATLENRDLVEYKPKEFAKKLAIVYQQNDIPSDLTVEKLVMYGRMPHTSLFKKRAEEDEKAVTWALTCTNLLEKRHNDLSALSGGERQRVWIAMALAQKSEILCLDEPTTYLDIYYQLELLELVKQLNEQYGLTIVMVLHDINQAIRYSDHIILMKAGKIMAEGAPRDVITKEVIKEVYGVNSVFHEDEQLGLYMMPLSI, from the coding sequence ATGGAAATTAAACAAGTAGTTGTTTCCCATGATGGGATGACCCGTCATTTAAATGCTATATCGACCACCATTCCAAAAGGAAAAGTGACGACAATCATAGGACCGAATGGCTGCGGGAAATCCACATTGCTAAGTGTTATGTCACGAAACAACAAACCGCTCGAAGGCAAGGCAACACTCGAAAACCGGGATTTGGTGGAATATAAGCCGAAAGAGTTTGCGAAGAAATTGGCGATTGTTTATCAGCAAAATGATATTCCTTCAGATTTAACGGTGGAGAAGCTCGTGATGTACGGAAGGATGCCGCATACTTCGTTATTCAAAAAGAGAGCGGAAGAAGATGAAAAGGCCGTGACATGGGCGCTTACTTGTACGAATCTGCTGGAAAAACGGCATAATGATTTATCGGCACTTTCCGGTGGAGAACGGCAGCGTGTATGGATCGCAATGGCACTTGCACAAAAATCGGAAATACTGTGTCTGGACGAGCCGACAACGTATTTGGATATATACTATCAGCTTGAACTTCTGGAGCTCGTTAAGCAATTGAACGAACAGTACGGCTTGACGATTGTGATGGTGCTGCACGACATTAATCAGGCCATCCGTTACAGTGACCACATTATTTTGATGAAAGCCGGTAAAATTATGGCAGAAGGTGCACCGCGCGATGTTATTACAAAAGAAGTTATTAAGGAAGTATACGGGGTCAATTCGGTGTTTCATGAAGATGAGCAGCTCGGGTTATATATGATGCCGTTAAGTATTTAA
- the srtB gene encoding class B sortase — translation MRKIVHIVSGIVMIICAGIIIRYFFSYQEMENELQDARQIVEQSELATLQQQHDHIIGWLTLENTRLNNPVLQRDNNEFYLTHNYLDEKSRGGSIFADFRNEVMEDRHTIFYGHVLRNGTMFGDLPKFSEQAYAEAHPVFYYETNDKRYALHVFAAYKTTTEFYYIETQFTDYTYTQFLEEIHQRSDIKLPVPVTATDKIVTFSTCTTSQNDKERFVVHAKVVELQNKR, via the coding sequence ATGCGTAAAATTGTTCATATTGTAAGTGGCATTGTTATGATTATTTGCGCGGGAATTATTATCCGTTATTTTTTCAGCTATCAGGAAATGGAAAACGAGCTGCAAGATGCCCGGCAAATTGTCGAACAAAGTGAGCTAGCTACACTTCAACAGCAACACGATCATATAATCGGCTGGCTCACATTGGAAAATACCCGTCTTAATAACCCTGTGTTACAAAGGGATAATAATGAATTTTACTTAACACATAATTATTTGGACGAGAAAAGTCGCGGCGGGAGCATATTTGCCGATTTTCGCAATGAGGTAATGGAAGACCGGCATACGATTTTTTACGGGCATGTTTTACGCAATGGTACGATGTTTGGAGATTTACCTAAGTTTAGCGAGCAGGCATATGCAGAAGCCCATCCTGTTTTTTACTATGAAACAAATGACAAGCGCTATGCATTGCATGTGTTTGCCGCATATAAAACGACGACTGAATTTTATTATATTGAAACACAATTTACAGACTACACATATACGCAGTTTTTAGAGGAAATTCATCAGCGTTCCGATATAAAATTGCCGGTTCCCGTAACGGCTACCGATAAAATTGTTACATTTTCGACATGCACGACATCGCAAAATGACAAGGAGCGTTTTGTCGTTCATGCAAAAGTAGTCGAACTACAAAATAAGAGGTGA
- a CDS encoding EfeM/EfeO family lipoprotein, giving the protein MMKKSKRLMTALLAVSVLAACGQKEEKQVAEPVEQQEKTIDVSAEAEQFKSLLAGQMDSFVTDTELLASAIKEGKLEDAQKLYPLVTMYYERLQPLTPSFQELDEKINGDLAEGEETDTSGFQRIAYGLFGEKKTAGYEEIAEKLVADVKTLQADYAAIDVTENNVLASAVTMFQEMANTRLTAPGIAGNEVYALKAQTEAAEDLMEVFVPRVSTESADAATKAITALTEIVTYYEVGKEDYVNYNLFTAKQEQELITAVTNVEKALQQMNDSIK; this is encoded by the coding sequence ATGATGAAAAAAAGTAAAAGATTAATGACTGCTTTACTTGCTGTTTCCGTATTGGCAGCATGTGGGCAAAAAGAAGAAAAACAAGTAGCGGAACCTGTAGAACAGCAGGAAAAAACGATAGATGTCAGTGCAGAAGCTGAGCAGTTCAAATCGCTTTTAGCAGGGCAAATGGATAGTTTTGTAACAGATACTGAGCTTTTAGCGTCTGCCATTAAAGAAGGGAAGCTGGAAGACGCACAGAAGCTGTATCCGTTAGTAACGATGTATTATGAACGATTACAGCCGCTAACGCCGAGTTTCCAGGAGCTTGACGAAAAGATAAACGGTGACCTTGCTGAAGGGGAAGAAACGGATACTTCAGGTTTTCAACGTATAGCATATGGATTGTTTGGTGAGAAGAAGACAGCGGGGTACGAAGAAATTGCTGAGAAACTTGTTGCCGATGTGAAGACTCTGCAAGCCGATTATGCAGCAATCGATGTGACGGAAAATAATGTGCTTGCTTCAGCAGTAACAATGTTTCAGGAAATGGCAAATACCCGACTTACAGCACCAGGCATTGCAGGAAATGAAGTATATGCATTGAAAGCACAAACAGAAGCAGCCGAAGATTTAATGGAAGTGTTTGTACCGCGTGTTTCTACTGAAAGCGCGGATGCTGCAACAAAAGCAATTACCGCATTAACCGAAATTGTAACGTACTACGAAGTGGGGAAAGAAGATTACGTAAACTATAATCTCTTTACGGCAAAACAAGAACAGGAACTCATTACTGCAGTGACAAATGTCGAAAAGGCACTGCAGCAGATGAATGATTCGATTAAATAG
- a CDS encoding aldehyde dehydrogenase: MNFTANDVEQMIESQRAFYFTGATKDVEFRKEQLVKLKETIKKYEEQVIEALALDLRKSEFEAFTTEIGIVYDSISYFLKNINSWMEPQLVKTPLHFQPAKSYVVREPYGVALIIGPFNYPFQLIMEPLIGAIIGGNTAIVKPSESAENTAFIVKKILEEVFPSEYVRVVEGEKDEVTALIHASFDYIFFTGSVAVGKVVAKAAAERLTPIALELGGKSPAIVDQTANLDIAAKRIAWGKFNNTGQTCVAPDYVLVHSSVAKKFSRLLKKAIKEFYGDDPQQSPDYGRIINERQFDRLQTILDNERDTVAFGGRTDREDLYMEPTVLENITWDRPSMEDELFGPILPVMTYENLPKAIHEIRQLPKPLSAYLFSENEKAITYFLEELPFGGGCINDVITHVGNTHLPFGGVGPSGVKAYHGKASFENFTHPKSIMHRSNKLANSLLYPPYKQKVKLVRTIMK; encoded by the coding sequence ATGAATTTTACTGCAAATGATGTTGAACAAATGATTGAAAGTCAACGTGCTTTTTATTTTACGGGCGCTACAAAAGATGTGGAATTTCGTAAAGAACAGCTCGTAAAATTAAAGGAAACGATAAAGAAATATGAAGAACAAGTAATAGAAGCTCTAGCTTTGGATTTAAGGAAAAGCGAGTTTGAAGCATTCACAACTGAAATCGGTATTGTTTATGATAGTATTTCCTATTTTTTAAAAAATATAAATAGCTGGATGGAACCGCAGCTTGTCAAAACTCCGCTCCATTTCCAGCCTGCAAAAAGCTATGTTGTACGTGAACCGTATGGAGTGGCATTAATCATCGGACCGTTCAACTATCCATTCCAATTGATTATGGAGCCATTAATCGGGGCAATTATCGGAGGGAATACGGCGATTGTAAAACCATCAGAATCTGCCGAAAATACAGCTTTTATCGTGAAAAAAATTCTTGAAGAAGTCTTCCCGTCTGAATATGTGCGTGTTGTAGAAGGGGAAAAGGATGAAGTGACGGCATTGATTCACGCATCTTTTGATTATATTTTCTTTACAGGAAGTGTGGCAGTTGGGAAGGTTGTGGCAAAAGCTGCAGCAGAACGTCTTACACCAATTGCATTGGAATTGGGCGGTAAGAGTCCGGCAATTGTCGATCAGACCGCAAACCTGGATATAGCGGCAAAACGGATTGCGTGGGGGAAATTCAATAATACAGGACAAACATGTGTGGCGCCTGATTATGTTCTTGTCCATTCAAGCGTTGCGAAAAAGTTTTCGCGTCTCCTTAAAAAAGCAATCAAAGAATTTTACGGTGATGATCCTCAGCAAAGTCCGGATTACGGGCGTATTATTAATGAACGCCAATTCGACCGTCTGCAGACGATTTTAGATAACGAACGCGATACTGTTGCATTTGGAGGACGTACAGACCGAGAAGATTTGTATATGGAACCGACAGTGCTGGAAAATATCACATGGGATCGACCTTCCATGGAAGATGAACTGTTTGGCCCGATTTTACCGGTCATGACATATGAAAATTTACCAAAAGCGATTCATGAAATCCGCCAGTTGCCAAAACCATTAAGTGCTTATTTGTTCTCGGAAAATGAAAAAGCGATCACCTACTTTTTAGAAGAGCTTCCGTTTGGCGGGGGATGTATAAATGATGTTATTACACATGTCGGCAATACTCATTTACCGTTTGGCGGAGTAGGGCCTTCAGGAGTAAAAGCATATCACGGGAAGGCAAGCTTCGAAAACTTCACACACCCGAAATCGATTATGCACCGTTCAAATAAACTGGCAAATAGTTTGCTATACCCACCATATAAACAAAAAGTAAAACTTGTTCGAACAATTATGAAATAA
- a CDS encoding two-component system sensor histidine kinase NtrB, whose translation MQQQEILNKRNLLMIISYIFSAIVFAVVITSQLLKHHHAFLIVCVASSLLLVALYYVKLPPKNLQIIIIVCWHLLAFLFNFQSVSIITFYAFVYIIAILTIYRSSLILAINILLILLEIYILYKLSFFSFSLFNSQDHFLFFSFLIVICIVSTGQSFFIKHIWMKREKNAIDRENYLNSKHAYLNLFFEQANDAIAVFDLEDRVIAVNPAFEKLYGWSKEEALGRVLPLIPPENEEDSKQRKVDLMLGKKYHLHETTDMRKDGTFFDAQISLSPILSPHGEIIGSSVISRDISYIKENENLILQSEKLKLVGELAAGVAHEIRNPMTVISGYVQMMNEDKDSPYYEYTKLIQNETERIELILSEFLVLSKPQANQYAPINLAEALSEVVQFLQYEFQSKAISLKIINEFLNITILGNKNQLKQVFINLFKNAIEAINEDGSITLQVCKSKDEKEIYIQIIDTGCGIPQNVLDRMFEPFYTTKTNGTGLGMMIINKIVQDHQGSIQIKSKQHVGTEILLTFPIMTE comes from the coding sequence ATGCAGCAACAAGAAATTTTGAATAAGCGAAATTTGCTTATGATAATCAGCTATATTTTTTCCGCTATTGTATTTGCTGTTGTAATTACTTCACAGCTTTTGAAGCATCATCATGCTTTTCTGATTGTATGTGTTGCAAGCAGTCTTCTGCTCGTTGCGTTATATTATGTTAAATTGCCGCCAAAAAATCTTCAAATAATTATAATCGTCTGTTGGCATTTACTTGCATTTCTTTTTAACTTTCAAAGTGTCAGTATTATTACCTTTTATGCATTTGTTTATATTATCGCAATTTTAACTATTTACCGTTCATCATTAATCTTGGCTATTAATATATTATTAATACTTTTGGAGATTTATATTTTATATAAGCTATCATTTTTCTCATTCTCATTATTTAATTCTCAGGATCATTTCCTGTTTTTCAGCTTTTTAATCGTAATTTGTATTGTTAGTACTGGTCAAAGCTTTTTCATTAAGCATATCTGGATGAAACGGGAGAAAAATGCGATTGATCGTGAAAACTACTTGAATTCCAAACACGCCTATTTAAACCTGTTTTTTGAACAGGCAAATGATGCAATTGCCGTATTTGATCTGGAGGACCGTGTCATAGCGGTCAATCCTGCATTCGAAAAATTGTATGGCTGGTCTAAGGAGGAAGCGTTAGGACGTGTTTTACCATTGATTCCCCCGGAAAATGAGGAAGATTCAAAGCAAAGAAAAGTAGATCTGATGCTCGGTAAGAAATATCATCTGCATGAAACAACCGATATGAGAAAAGACGGTACTTTTTTTGATGCACAAATTTCATTGTCGCCTATTTTGAGTCCGCATGGTGAGATTATCGGATCGTCTGTCATTTCGCGGGATATTTCCTATATTAAAGAAAACGAAAATCTTATTTTGCAGTCGGAAAAGTTAAAGCTTGTCGGAGAGCTTGCCGCCGGGGTTGCTCATGAAATCCGCAATCCGATGACCGTCATTTCCGGCTATGTTCAAATGATGAACGAGGATAAGGATTCTCCTTACTACGAGTATACAAAGCTCATTCAAAATGAAACAGAGCGAATCGAATTAATTTTATCGGAGTTTCTTGTATTATCTAAACCTCAAGCAAACCAGTATGCCCCAATTAATTTGGCGGAAGCTTTATCGGAAGTCGTCCAGTTTCTTCAATATGAGTTCCAGTCAAAAGCGATTTCCTTGAAAATTATTAATGAATTTTTAAATATTACAATTTTAGGAAATAAAAATCAATTGAAGCAAGTATTTATAAATTTATTTAAAAATGCGATTGAAGCGATTAATGAAGATGGTTCCATTACATTGCAAGTATGCAAAAGTAAAGATGAGAAGGAAATTTATATCCAAATTATTGATACTGGATGCGGTATTCCGCAAAATGTACTTGATCGGATGTTTGAACCTTTCTATACGACGAAAACAAATGGAACAGGGCTTGGCATGATGATTATTAATAAAATTGTACAAGATCATCAAGGGTCCATCCAAATTAAAAGCAAGCAGCATGTCGGGACTGAAATATTATTAACATTCCCGATAATGACAGAATAA